Below is a window of Gossypium hirsutum isolate 1008001.06 chromosome A12, Gossypium_hirsutum_v2.1, whole genome shotgun sequence DNA.
TGCCGATGCAATTGAGCCTCTGATTCATGTCCTTGAGACAGGAAGCCCTGAAGCTAAAGAAAACTCAGCTGCCACTCTCTTCAGCCTTTCAGTCATTGAGGATAACAAAGTCAAGATTGGAAGGTCTGGGGCAATCAAGCCTCTTGTTGATTTACTGGGGAATGGTACTCCTAGGGGAAAGAAAGATGCAGCTACCGCTTTGTTTAATCTGTCAATATTTCATGAAAACAAGGCTCGAATTGTGCAAGCCGGTGCTGTAAGACACCTTGTGGACTTGATGGACCCAGCAGCTGGAATGGTTGATAAGGCAGTTGCTGTTTTGGCTAATCTTGCTACAATTCCTGAAGGGAGGAATGCTATTGGGCAGGAGGGTGGGATTCCTGTGCTGGTCGAGGTTGTTGAGTTGGGCTCAGCGAGAGGAAAGGAAAATGCTGCTGCTGCCCTTTTACAACTCTGCACAACCAGTGGTAGATTTTGCAATATGGTTCTCCAAGAAGGAGCTGTTCCACCACTAGTGGCATTGTCCCAGACCGGCACCCCAAGAGGTAAAGAGAAGGTAATAGTTATgctgttctttttcttttatttctcactAAACCTTTCTTCTTTACCGTTATTTAAGCATGAGTTGATCGCAGGCACAGGCACTTCTGAGCTACTTCAGGAACCAACGACATGGTAGTGCTGGAAGAGGCTGAAAGTAGGCATTGGGTCTAAATACAGTTTGTATACATTTGATGCTTCAAATAATGCATTTTGAAGGTTTGCTGCTTGGGCTTACATTTTATACAGGGTTTTGTTgtagagaaaaagagaaattttatTTGTAGAGTCCTCTTGTGAAGTGCTTCTGATACGTGGCAATTGTGAAATGTAAGAAGTTTCCTACATGTGAGTCCGTCTGGTGTTTGCAGCCGGGGGAGAAGACGATAGGAACCAATGAATAACGTCTGTCCTGGTTTATCCCATGTGCCTAATTATTTTTCGCTCGAAACTGTTCTTTCAGATTAAACTAAATAATCAGATTGATTTGTAAGATATGCATTTGCTGCCATTTTAAGCTTTTCTGTACTTTCATTGGAACATTGTCTAACCAAACAACTCGTTTCAGTTTTGTTACTTTGACAATGTTTAACCTGCACAAACGATCTTGAGATTCATTAGCATTGGTATTAGTAAAATAAATTGTGATTTTATTATATAATCGAAAAATTAAAGACAGAAAATGGGTAAATGAAGGGGAAAAAACAAGAATAGTGGAAATTacagaggaaaaaaaaaaaaactagagttTCCGCCTCTCAGTACACCAGCCAAAGAATTACAACGCAAAATGTGGAATGTGATCAAAACCAATCTAGAAGCTCAAAGCAATGGCTGCCCATCCCAACGCCAACCCTCCAATTATCTTCTTCATGTTCTTCATTGCCTCTGCTCCACTCTGCATTTGTTTACAATAACTCTTTAAATTTTACAGATAAATATAGTTTTAAGATGAAAAAAAAGATCCGTTGGTCTGTCCTTTTTCAGAAAATTAAATGAACTAGCTCAACGGTGCATCCTTTAGACGCGATTAAACGAAAAACAAGATCTCTCTACATTTATGCAGTGTAAAAGTTCAGATCTGAAAGCGCATTGTTATATGATGTAAGCTACTGAAACGTTAGTAAAGAGAAGAGAATGTACCTCGTCGGCAGCGACAGATGGACCGGGAGAGGAAGCATCGAGGCTCGGTCCAGGAGCTCCAGTTGGTGGAGCGGGAGGTCCAAGCATATCAGGTGAAGGAGCCGGAGCATGGTGTTTCTTGGATTTCTTGCTTTTGCTCTTGCTCTTGCTTGGAGCTGGGGCCGGAACCTCAGCAGTAGTTGGTGCCGCAACAGGAGCCGGAGGAGAGGCCGAGCTCTCTGGTGGAGTCGTCGGTGCAGCAACGGGAGGCGATCTGGCTGGAGGAGAGCTCACAGGTACTGGAGCCGGTGGAGAACTCACCGGCGCAGCAGCCGGAGGAGAAGACGGAGCAGATTTAGATGGGGCTGGAACCGCCGCAGACTTCTCCGGAGCCGCAACCGGTGGTGAAGAAGTTGGTGGGGAAGTGGTAGGGGCAGCAGTTGGAGCCGGTGATTTAGGTTTGCTAACAGGGGCAGTAGCGGGAGCAGTAGCAGTAGCAGGAGTAGTCGCGGCCGGCGGAGCTTTAGTAGGTGAGGCTGCCGGAGATTGACCACCGACAGCGGTCACcacaaaacaaatcaaaacaactGCAAATGCACTTCTACGATCCATTTCTTGAAGACAGAGGGAGAGTGAAGTAGTAACAGAAACTAATGACAAGGAGACAACAGACTctcaataaatatataaataaatgaggGAGAGAAAATCAGAAAAAATGAtgattataaaaagaaaagaagaaaaagttagGAACGTGTTTGGATCAGAAATAGCCGTTGGATGAGAAGCTATTGCGGGGCCCACCGGCATCAAACTATCAAACAAAGACACATTGTAATGTGGCGATCAAGACTCGACACAGTCTGGATTGGGGGCCCACACACGTGGACCATGTAATTTGCTGTTAAATTACCtgattagggtaaactacaccaaaggtcattgaactattaataaatttacatttcagtcatttaactttaaaaagttacaaaataattattaaatcattcagaagtttttatttaattcattggaCTATTAAATCGCTGTTGTATGACTTTTTTTTATTCACACGGTCTGCACCAATCAAAGGATCTCATTctccttctcttcaacaatttaattattttcatgaaataactttgaatATTATGAATTTACGAATCAAAATCCAAATAGTTTTCTTCTCCGATCTCTTACATTGACCTAGATCtgaggtatgttcttctactcgccTATAGGTACTAATCTATTGTACCAATCGTCGAATCATCACTTGGAGCTCGCTAACCGAACTTTAGAAAAAAATACTTAACaatccaatgacttaaataaatactttcgaataattcagTGACCATGTTGTAACTTTTCAAAGTTAAGTCACCTTAGGTGTAGTTTATCCtacttaatattataataaatgttTAATTCTATCCCCAACCCCTATACTCTTTGGGGTTTTGAAATTTAGCCTTCCTacttttgattttaaaattttagtttctctttgtttttatttaaaagttaaattccAATTCATGAAAACttggttaaatttgaatatagaTCATTTTAATATTCGAAGAAttgatctaaaaataataatatatatttaaattgaatggaaatgttattaattaaattttaatttttaaattaagcaggagagatatggaattaaaaggtgatagattaaaatttaaaagctgAAAGAGTACAGGggttgaaaaaaattaaacctacAATAACTAATTGAATGAAGTAGTGAGACAGCTGGAGGTAGGGGATAGTGGGGTATTGCTGGGCAAAGAGACAAACCAATAGGAGGCGGCCACGTAACTGGGTAAAGCTGTTACCGGTGATATTTTGAGATGGGTCATCGACTCACCGGCAAGAAACTGTATCTCTGCAAGCAAAACTTGTCTGGAATAACGTGACGTGTATTATACTTAAACACCCTAACCTTTTCTCTTTTCGTTAAAAATTGTAAAGTGGCTGAGGcccttttttgtgtttttttttatcatctaTATATTAGAGTTTTAAAAgaagttttgcaaaatagttgtgTAATTATTTCACCTACACCCTTTGGCCTCTCTCGGTATATTATTGAGAGAGTATTTAATtgaatcgaataaaaaaattgagttaatcgagttaacgagtcttattttatcattctaattcgatttgaatttttttcaaattgaattgagtaaaatgaaattctAGTCGATTCGAATGAAATTagttgagttaaattaaaatct
It encodes the following:
- the LOC107948563 gene encoding lysine-rich arabinogalactan protein 18, with amino-acid sequence MDRRSAFAVVLICFVVTAVGGQSPAASPTKAPPAATTPATATAPATAPVSKPKSPAPTAAPTTSPPTSSPPVAAPEKSAAVPAPSKSAPSSPPAAAPVSSPPAPVPVSSPPARSPPVAAPTTPPESSASPPAPVAAPTTAEVPAPAPSKSKSKSKKSKKHHAPAPSPDMLGPPAPPTGAPGPSLDASSPGPSVAADESGAEAMKNMKKIIGGLALGWAAIALSF